One window from the genome of Glycine soja cultivar W05 chromosome 12, ASM419377v2, whole genome shotgun sequence encodes:
- the LOC114379941 gene encoding SUMO-activating enzyme subunit 2-like isoform X2 codes for MDTIEVSNLNRQFLFRQFHVGQSKAKVARDAVLKFRPHINITPYHANVKDPEFNVDFFKQFNVVLNGLDNLDARRHVNRLCLAANVPLVESGTTGFLGQVTVHVKGRTECYECQPKPAPKTYPVCTITSTPSKFVHCIVWAKDLLFAKLFGDKNQDNDLNVRSSDAASSSKNVEDVFERRKDEDIDQYGRKIFDHVFGYNIELALSNEETWKNRNRPKPIYSKDILSDEPAQQNGNLEKKYESDELSVSAMASLGMKNPQDIWSLKENSRIFLEAFRLFFTKREKEIGNLSFDKDDQLAVEFVTAAANIRAASFGIPLQNLFEAKGIAGNIVHAVATTNAVIAGLIVIEAIKVLKNDIKNYRMTYCLEHPARNMLLMPVEPFEPNKSCYVCSETPLSLEINTNRSKLKDLVEKIVKAKLGMNLPLIMCASNLLYEAGDVEDDMIAIYEANLEKALAELPSPVTGGTMLTVEDMQQEFVCNINIKHREEFDEEKEPDGMVLSGWTQPVSAAENKDKSVGNGASTSDALITAVESEKDDEITIVSTLKKRKLPDESDISNSAAEAKNQKQLEVIDDEDDLVMLDGDLNSVKKRRLS; via the exons ATGGACACCATAGAAGTCAGTAACCTGAACAGACAATTTTTATTTCGACAATTCCATGTTGGGCAATCAAAGgctaaa GTTGCTAGGGATGCTGTGTTAAAATTTAGGCCCCACATAAACATTACACCATACCATGCAAATGTCAAAGATCCTGAATTCAATGTGGACTTCTTTAAGCAATTTAATGTTGTTCTAAATGGACTTGACAATCTAGATGCACGCCGGCATGTGAATCGCTTGTGCTTGGCAGCTAATGTTCCTTTGGTTGAAAGTGGAACTACTGGGTTCCTTGGACAG GTAACTGTGCATGTCAAGGGAAGAACAGAGTGCTATGAGTGTCAACCTAAACCAGCCCCCAAGACATATCCTGTCTGTACAATCACAAGTACCCCATCGAAG TTTGTTCATTGTATTGTCTGGGCTAAGGACTTACTTTTTGCCAAGCTATTTGGGGACAAGAATCAAGACAATGATTTAAATGTTCGATCAAGTGATGCTGCCAGCTCGTCCAAAAATGTAGAGGATGTATTTGAACGTAGGAAAGATGAAGACATTGATCAATATGGAAGGAAAATTTTTGATCATGTTTTTGGGTATAACATTGAATTAGCTTTGTCTAATGAAGAGACATGGAAAAATCGTAATAGGCCAAAACCTATATACAGCAAGGATATCCTGTCCGATGAACCGGCTCAACAAAATGGAAATTTGGAGAAAAAATATGAATCTGATGAATTATCAGTTTCCGCCATGGCATCCTTGGGCATGAAGAACCCACAGGATATTTGGAGTCTCAAAGAAAATTCTAGAATATTTCTTGAAGCATTTagacttttttttacaaaaagggaaaag GAGATTGGCAATCTAAGCTTTGATAAAGATGATCAGTTGGCTGTAGAATTTGTTACTGCAGCTGCAAACATAAGGGCTGCTTCATTTGGCATCCCTCtccaaaacctttttgaagctAAAGGTATTGCTGGTAATATTGTGCATGCTGTTGCGACTACAAATGCTGTGATTGCTGGGTTGATTGTCATTGAAGCAATCAAAGTGCTGAAAAAtgacattaaaaattatag AATGACATATTGTCTGGAGCATCCTGCAAGAAACATGCTGCTTATGCCAGTGGAGCCATTTGAACCTAACAAATCTTGTTATGTTTGTTCTGAG ACACCTTTATCCCTTGAAATAAACACCAATCGTTCAAAGTTGAAAGACTTGGTCGAAAAAATTGTCAAGGCAAAGCTTGGGATGAACCTTCCTCTTATTATGTGTGCTTCAAACCTGCTTTATGAAGCTGGTGATGTTGAGGATGACATGATTGCTATTTATGAGGCCAACCTTGAAAAG GCTCTGGCTGAGCTTCCTTCCCCAGTAACTGGTGGCACAATGCTTACAGTAGAGGATATGCAGCAGGAATTCGTTTGCAATATTAACATCAAGCACAG AGAGGAGTTTGATGAAGAGAAAGAACCTGATGGGATGGTTCTCTCAGGATGGACTCAACCAGTGTCAGCAGCAGAAAACAAAGACAAATCTGTTGGAAATGGTGCAAGCACCTCTGATGCATTAATAACAGCTGTGGAATCTGAAAAGGATGATGAGATAACTATAGTTTCAACCTTGAAGAAACGAAAACTTCCCGACGAATCTGATATTTCAAATAGTGCAGCTGAAGCAAAGAATCAGAAGCAATTGGAAGTAATTGACGATGAGGATGATCTTGTCATGCTTGATGGGGATTTAAACAGCGTTAAAAAGAGAAGATTGTCATAG
- the LOC114379941 gene encoding SUMO-activating enzyme subunit 2-like isoform X1, producing the protein MAYSSPSVIKDAKVLMVGAGGIGCELLKTLALSGFPDIHIIDMDTIEVSNLNRQFLFRQFHVGQSKAKVARDAVLKFRPHINITPYHANVKDPEFNVDFFKQFNVVLNGLDNLDARRHVNRLCLAANVPLVESGTTGFLGQVTVHVKGRTECYECQPKPAPKTYPVCTITSTPSKFVHCIVWAKDLLFAKLFGDKNQDNDLNVRSSDAASSSKNVEDVFERRKDEDIDQYGRKIFDHVFGYNIELALSNEETWKNRNRPKPIYSKDILSDEPAQQNGNLEKKYESDELSVSAMASLGMKNPQDIWSLKENSRIFLEAFRLFFTKREKEIGNLSFDKDDQLAVEFVTAAANIRAASFGIPLQNLFEAKGIAGNIVHAVATTNAVIAGLIVIEAIKVLKNDIKNYRMTYCLEHPARNMLLMPVEPFEPNKSCYVCSETPLSLEINTNRSKLKDLVEKIVKAKLGMNLPLIMCASNLLYEAGDVEDDMIAIYEANLEKALAELPSPVTGGTMLTVEDMQQEFVCNINIKHREEFDEEKEPDGMVLSGWTQPVSAAENKDKSVGNGASTSDALITAVESEKDDEITIVSTLKKRKLPDESDISNSAAEAKNQKQLEVIDDEDDLVMLDGDLNSVKKRRLS; encoded by the exons ATGGCTTATTCTTCTCCCTCCGTTATTAAG GATGCCAAGGTGCTTATGGTTGGCGCTGGCGGAATTGGCTGCGAGCTTCTCAAGACCCTCGCTCTCTCCGGTTTCCCTGACATTCACATC ATTGACATGGACACCATAGAAGTCAGTAACCTGAACAGACAATTTTTATTTCGACAATTCCATGTTGGGCAATCAAAGgctaaa GTTGCTAGGGATGCTGTGTTAAAATTTAGGCCCCACATAAACATTACACCATACCATGCAAATGTCAAAGATCCTGAATTCAATGTGGACTTCTTTAAGCAATTTAATGTTGTTCTAAATGGACTTGACAATCTAGATGCACGCCGGCATGTGAATCGCTTGTGCTTGGCAGCTAATGTTCCTTTGGTTGAAAGTGGAACTACTGGGTTCCTTGGACAG GTAACTGTGCATGTCAAGGGAAGAACAGAGTGCTATGAGTGTCAACCTAAACCAGCCCCCAAGACATATCCTGTCTGTACAATCACAAGTACCCCATCGAAG TTTGTTCATTGTATTGTCTGGGCTAAGGACTTACTTTTTGCCAAGCTATTTGGGGACAAGAATCAAGACAATGATTTAAATGTTCGATCAAGTGATGCTGCCAGCTCGTCCAAAAATGTAGAGGATGTATTTGAACGTAGGAAAGATGAAGACATTGATCAATATGGAAGGAAAATTTTTGATCATGTTTTTGGGTATAACATTGAATTAGCTTTGTCTAATGAAGAGACATGGAAAAATCGTAATAGGCCAAAACCTATATACAGCAAGGATATCCTGTCCGATGAACCGGCTCAACAAAATGGAAATTTGGAGAAAAAATATGAATCTGATGAATTATCAGTTTCCGCCATGGCATCCTTGGGCATGAAGAACCCACAGGATATTTGGAGTCTCAAAGAAAATTCTAGAATATTTCTTGAAGCATTTagacttttttttacaaaaagggaaaag GAGATTGGCAATCTAAGCTTTGATAAAGATGATCAGTTGGCTGTAGAATTTGTTACTGCAGCTGCAAACATAAGGGCTGCTTCATTTGGCATCCCTCtccaaaacctttttgaagctAAAGGTATTGCTGGTAATATTGTGCATGCTGTTGCGACTACAAATGCTGTGATTGCTGGGTTGATTGTCATTGAAGCAATCAAAGTGCTGAAAAAtgacattaaaaattatag AATGACATATTGTCTGGAGCATCCTGCAAGAAACATGCTGCTTATGCCAGTGGAGCCATTTGAACCTAACAAATCTTGTTATGTTTGTTCTGAG ACACCTTTATCCCTTGAAATAAACACCAATCGTTCAAAGTTGAAAGACTTGGTCGAAAAAATTGTCAAGGCAAAGCTTGGGATGAACCTTCCTCTTATTATGTGTGCTTCAAACCTGCTTTATGAAGCTGGTGATGTTGAGGATGACATGATTGCTATTTATGAGGCCAACCTTGAAAAG GCTCTGGCTGAGCTTCCTTCCCCAGTAACTGGTGGCACAATGCTTACAGTAGAGGATATGCAGCAGGAATTCGTTTGCAATATTAACATCAAGCACAG AGAGGAGTTTGATGAAGAGAAAGAACCTGATGGGATGGTTCTCTCAGGATGGACTCAACCAGTGTCAGCAGCAGAAAACAAAGACAAATCTGTTGGAAATGGTGCAAGCACCTCTGATGCATTAATAACAGCTGTGGAATCTGAAAAGGATGATGAGATAACTATAGTTTCAACCTTGAAGAAACGAAAACTTCCCGACGAATCTGATATTTCAAATAGTGCAGCTGAAGCAAAGAATCAGAAGCAATTGGAAGTAATTGACGATGAGGATGATCTTGTCATGCTTGATGGGGATTTAAACAGCGTTAAAAAGAGAAGATTGTCATAG